In the genome of Deinococcus sp. QL22, one region contains:
- a CDS encoding phosphotransferase family protein gives MLTESTVIPYLLRCGLIQHAAIVDGDVMVVNASRRNRNFQVISRYGPSFFLKQGLRQDDIVSPSREAQVYRAFENLSNFEALHAHLPRMHAFDPDEDLLIVELLAHTENLREYHRRTGRFSTSLAASLGDVLGILHGSSDRSLQSLTGLVAPEPAAFYLYRPGLALLRDFSHACIDLIQMIQHSPEVCRFLDEVRQDWRAEAPIHHDVRWDNILVAAGSSQKGARSGKRQITLVDWESSGLGDPCWDVGTVFGDYLSFWLSSVPVAGNGPPDRYLSLARYPLEKIQPAIRAFWHAYIRRLKLTPEKAEEWLVRSSKYAALKLIQTGLEQVQRASQWTLTSVCHLQLGMNVSQRPREGSVALMGLSHLVGGTR, from the coding sequence ATGCTAACGGAGAGCACGGTCATCCCGTATCTACTGCGCTGTGGTCTTATTCAGCATGCCGCCATCGTGGACGGCGATGTGATGGTGGTAAACGCATCTCGCCGCAACCGCAACTTTCAAGTCATCAGTCGGTATGGCCCGAGTTTTTTCCTTAAGCAGGGGCTCAGGCAAGATGACATTGTCTCACCTTCTCGGGAAGCTCAGGTGTACCGGGCATTTGAAAATCTCTCCAATTTCGAAGCACTTCACGCTCATCTGCCTCGGATGCATGCTTTCGATCCTGACGAAGATCTGCTCATCGTGGAACTGCTGGCCCATACAGAAAACCTGCGTGAGTATCACCGCCGCACGGGCCGATTTTCCACTTCACTGGCGGCTTCCCTGGGTGATGTGCTGGGCATCCTCCACGGCTCGTCCGACCGATCTCTTCAGTCTCTGACTGGTCTCGTTGCTCCTGAACCCGCAGCGTTTTACCTTTACCGTCCAGGTCTAGCGCTTCTGCGTGACTTTAGCCACGCCTGTATTGATCTAATCCAGATGATCCAACACTCCCCAGAGGTGTGCCGTTTTCTCGACGAAGTCAGGCAGGATTGGCGAGCGGAAGCGCCCATCCACCACGACGTGCGATGGGACAACATTCTTGTCGCTGCCGGGTCATCTCAGAAAGGAGCGAGGTCAGGCAAACGGCAGATCACATTGGTAGATTGGGAATCCTCAGGTCTGGGTGATCCCTGTTGGGATGTCGGTACTGTTTTTGGCGATTACCTGAGCTTCTGGTTGAGCTCTGTTCCAGTGGCAGGGAATGGGCCACCCGACCGCTATCTAAGCCTTGCACGTTACCCGCTTGAAAAAATTCAACCCGCAATTCGCGCGTTTTGGCACGCATATATACGCCGTTTGAAACTAACACCAGAGAAGGCAGAAGAATGGCTGGTACGCTCCTCTAAATATGCTGCCTTGAAACTGATTCAAACAGGCCTTGAGCAGGTTCAGCGGGCGTCCCAGTGGACCTTGACTTCCGTGTGTCACCTGCAACTCGGCATGAATGTGTCTCAGCGGCCGCGGGAAGGGAGTGTGGCGCTGATGGGTCTTTCCCATCTCGTGGGGGGAACAAGATGA